Proteins from one Hoplias malabaricus isolate fHopMal1 chromosome 2, fHopMal1.hap1, whole genome shotgun sequence genomic window:
- the amer1 gene encoding APC membrane recruitment protein 1, with the protein METTPGGEILGATGGQPSEAMSHDPPQPQTLQTGKFRKTAFKFFGGRKSICMLPSFFGGRGKGQGRGSSKTGVTKSQTYDGVSRGCWEESIRGDVSSADFEFHNPNGSSDAQKTREALSKSQSLPRQRRGLRGLFSSIRRHRKSKNAELERSETLEMSSSETVPGAQSKIIRQSDESESRLGEVSEPDVPTAVDGSETASSAEECTKDDSLVPEKQKSKSNIVEEEDKQSVGDSKDSEEQGRERKRLSTYRQPLSADSEMARLAELNADVPVGELPTMSASTDNVNLIFGDVSSLKSFDSLTGCGDIIADQDDVSVAESSVSGERGSRNAGKRSSCLITYQGGGEEMATPDEVESDYLHSLWESEVGNEVCYLRSEQTDSLSITPDQPISSFHTATTSSSGNTSTSPLGGTETALTPTDLLTPQSDRQESVPNSDEGYYDSTTPGADEENRERPRQERLPRDSYSGDALYELFEPDDQLLSPPLPSKDSHDFLQGKSKGDLLYALTSAALETGAMETEEERLSKIQHALLCCELQNLRSPSKDQHLYCGDCFYTDTNPLESNCKCLTEERVHQPGTLQGSQVTKEALTHSEPQLQHKPLYGPVADSRFSPQFSKTPSPLQETLTCSEQEQHEVSDGSSLPPSRGCSQSQDELMVCFSQALVDFTKNRLQRNSTESLDGSESSSPFGPSLSALPAIVTFDVVDMENEGECEQQTELVEEEEELSSPYEPFEDDGCYLQQDAFAECDQRTFDAYEQSLLFSNAWGITSLPRHLSLGRSGPPVPAPLALNRRSRSLDTDSLEFQTSEIYTSVASHGPKMTLSFQRRKNSPETGDCCDRALPRHPGRDQRQGHGCEFDSTRKANFSNQQQQKFSHGSPWMETMSSCTSNCEQTIRPSHLPLQAACRNNSSARIPRVGAEGDIMSGGGDAMYPCSYPPSGTEWKVRPVGITQGIPHLRSDQSETPRQITNKSRRPEMEGAFTTATPKCTM; encoded by the coding sequence ATGGAGACTACTCCTGGTGGTGAGATTCTTGGTGCAACTGGTGGGCAACCATCAGAAGCCATGTCTCATGATCCTCCGCAACCCCAGACACTCCAAACGGGCAAGTTTCGAAAGACAGCCTTCAAGTTCTTTGGAGGCCGGAAGAGTATCTGTATGCTGCCAAGCTTCTTTGGAGGACGAGGTAAAGGCCAAGGAAGAGGGTCATCCAAGACAGGGGTAACCAAGAGCCAGACGTATGATGGTGTTAGCAGAGGATGCTGGGAGGAGAGCATCAGGGGTGATGTGTCGTCAGCAGATTTTGAGTTCCACAACCCAAATGGATCTAGTGATGCTCAGAAGACAAGGGAAGCTCTCAGCAAATCACAGTCACTCCCAAGGCAAAGGAGAGGTCTCAGAGGTCTCTTTAGCAGTATCAGGAGGCacagaaaaagcaaaaatgcagaaCTAGAAAGGAGCGAGACACTGGAAATGTCCTCAAGTGAAACAGTACCTGGTGCTCAGTCAAAAATTATTCGTCAAAGTGATGAGAGCGAAAGTCGTCTGGGCGAGGTGTCAGAGCCAGATGTGCCTACTGCAGTTGATGGCAGCGAGACTGCCTCTTCTGCTGAAGAATGTACAAAGGATGATTCGCTAGTGCCTGAGAAACAAAAGAGCAAGAGTAACATTGTTGAAGAGGAAGACAAACAAAGCGTAGGGGATAGTAAAGACAGTGAGGAGCAGGGACGAGAGAGGAAGAGATTGTCTACATATCGTCAGCCGTTATCTGCAGACTCTGAGATGGCTCGCCTGGCCGAACTCAATGCTGATGTACCTGTAGGCGAGTTGCCTACAATGTCTGCTTCCACTGATAATGTAAACTTGATCTTTGGAGATGTGTCATCTTTGAAGAGCTTTGATTCTCTCACTGGTTGTGGCGACATAATTGCTGACCAGGATGACGTCAGTGTTGCAGAGAGTTCTGTGTCGGGTGAGAGAGGAAGTCGGAATGCTGGTAAACGTAGCTCATGTCTCATAACTTATCAAGGTGGCGGAGAGGAAATGGCAACTCCAGATGAGGTAGAGAGCGACTACCTGCATAGCCTTTGGGAGTCAGAAGTTGGCAATGAGGTTTGCTACCTTAGGTCAGAGCAAACTGACAGTTTGTCAATCACACCTGATCAGCCAATCAGCTCCTTTCATACAGCCACCACTAGCAGCAGTGGTAATACCAGCACTAGCCCTTTGGGAGGAACGGAAACTGCTCTTACACCTACTGATCTTTTAACCCCACAAAGTGACAGACAGGAATCTGTGCCAAATAGTGATGAGGGTTACTATGATTCCACCACACCGGGAGCTGATGAGGAGAATAGGGAACGTCCAAGGCAAGAAAGACTTCCTCGGGATAGCTACAGTGGAGATGCCCTTTATGAACTTTTTGAACCCGATGATCAATTACTCAGTCCTCCTCTTCCCTCAAAAGACAGTCATGACTTCCTTCAGGGCAAGAGTAAAGGAGATCTGCTGTATGCCTTGACATCTGCCGCCTTGGAAACAGGAGCCATGGAGACAGAGGAGGAACGTCTCAGTAAGATCCAGCATGCCTTGCTTTGCTGTGAGCTGCAGAATCTGAGAAGCCCATCCAAAGATCAGCATCTGTACTGTGGTGATTGTTTCTACACGGACACAAACCCACTTGAGAGTAACTGCAAATGTTTGACTGAGGAAAGAGTACATCAGCCTGGAACATTGCAGGGTTCCCAGGTCACAAAGGAGGCTTTGACACACAGTGAACCTCAGcttcagcacaaacccctgtatGGACCAGTGGCTGATTCGAGGTTCAGCCCACAGTTCTCAAAGACACCCAGTCCTCTTCAAGAGACTCTCACCTGCTCTGAGCAAGAACAGCATGAAGTTTCAGATGGCAGTTCTTTACCACCCTCCCGAGGTTGTAGCCAATCCCAAGACGAACTAATGGTCTGTTTCTCCCAAGCATTGGTGGACTTCACCAAAAACAGATTGCAGCGCAACTCCACTGAAAGTCTGGATGGTTCCGAATCCAGCTCACCTTTTGGCCCAAGTCTGAGTGCTCTTCCTGCCATTGTCACTTTCGATGTGGTTGACATGGAGAACGAGGGAGAATGTGAACAGCAAACAGAGCTtgtggaggaagaagaggagctATCCTCCCCATATGAGCCATTTGAGGATGATGGCTGTTACCTGCAGCAGGATGCTTTTGCAGAGTGTGATCAGAGAACATTTGATGCCTATGAGCAAAGCCTGTTGTTTAGCAACGCCTGGGGCATCACAAGCCTTCCTCGCCACCTTAGCTTGGGCCGGTCAGGACCTCCTGTTCCCGCTCCCCTAGCACTTAATCGTCGTAGCCGATCTCTAGATACAGACAGTCTGGAGTTTCAGACTAGTGAGATTTACACATCTGTAGCTTCCCATGGACCTAAGATGACACTTTCTTTCCAGCGCAGGAAGAATAGCCCTGAAACGGGGGACTGTTGTGACAGGGCTTTGCCAAGACATCCAGGCAGGGACCAGAGACAGGGACATGGTTGTGAATTTGACTCTACCAGGAAAGCCAACTTCTCGAATCAACAGCAACAAAAGTTTTCACATGGCAGTCCTTGGATGGAAACCATGTCTAGCTGCACTTCTAACTGTGAGCAAACAATCAGACCCTCACATCTTCCCCTACAGGCTGCTTGTCGCAATAACAGTTCCGCACGAATCCCCAGAGTAGGTGCTGAAGGAGACATAATGTCTGGAGGAGGGGATGCCATGTATCCTTGTAGTTACCCGCCATCAGGAACGGAGTGGAAAGTTCGACCAGTCGGAATCACACAGGGTATTCCACACCTCcgttctgaccaatcagagactCCCAGACAGATCACGAATAAGAGTCGGAGGCCAGAAATGGAGGGGGCATTCACTACAGCAACCCCTAAGTGCACCATGTAA
- the asb12a gene encoding ankyrin repeat and SOCS box protein 12a, with the protein MLRLRPAEEDESAAESLELNCAASNDDPLLLEALLSQERYRKCINHHSGWGIPATPLRMAASKGHLRCLQLLLSQGAEVDSVDVKAQTPLFSAVCGRYLGCVVALLRAGANPNGSIRNGGSPVLTAAREGEAEILRQLLKHGAEADGRSKVTLWTGVGSVCGGPLYLAAVYGHLDCFRILLLHGADPNYNCAEERAVSRVTTQKRTVLEMCLTHGCNPEFIKLLIEFGANVYLPTLIIEKSTKQNEALELLLRERGCPRSLLSQCRLVIRRHLKKLNRIQDIDSLDVPPRLLNYLKHKQTDCRISL; encoded by the exons ATGCTGCGGCTGCGTCCGGCTGAGGAGGATGAAAGCGCTGCTGAGAGCTTGGAGCTGAACTGTGCTGCATCTAATGATGACCCTTTGTTGCTGGAGGCACTGTTGTCACAGGAGCGCTACAGGAAGTGCATCAACCATCACAGCGGCTGGGGCATCCCTGCAACTCCTCTACGCATGGCTGCCTCAAAAG gtcaCCTGCGCTGTCTCCAGCTGCTCTTGTCCCAAGGTGCGGAGGTGGATAGTGTAGATGTGAAGGCCCAGACGCCACTGTTCTCTGCTGTGTGCGGCCGATATCTCGGTTGTGTGGTGGCTCTGCTCCGGGCCGGTGCTAATCCAAATGGGAGCATACGGAACGGCGGTTCTCCTGTGCTGACAGCAGCgcgggagggagaagcagagatCCTGAGGCAGCTCCTGAAACATGGTGCGGAAGCAGATGGCAGGTCTAAGGTCACGCTCTGGACTGGTGTTGGCTCCGTGTGTGGAGGGCCCCTCTACCTCGCAGCTGTCTACGGACACCTCGATTGCTTCAGGATCCTCCTGCTCCACGGAGCCGATCCTAACTATAATTGCGCAGAGGAGCGGGCGGTCAGCAGGGTGACCACACAGAAGAGAACAGTGCTGGAAATGTGTCTTACACACGGCTGCAACCCAGAGTTCATTAAACTTCTCATCGAGTTTGGGGCCAATGTCTACTTACCCACACTCATCATCGAAAAGAGCACCAAACAGAACGAGGCCCTGGAGCTgctgctcagagagagag gttgtcCCAGGTCTTTATTGTCTCAGTGTCGGCTGGTGATCCGTAGACACCTGAAGAAACTGAACAGAATTCAGGATATAGACTCTCTGGACGTGCCTCCAAGACTCTTAAACTatctcaaacacaaacaaacagactgCAGAATCTCTCTCTGA